The genomic region GTCGGCAATACGCGGATCATGCTGCCGGGGATCGGATCGTATCTCGCGCTCGCGATCGAGCATCAGGATTTCCGCCATGTCGGCTGGGCGGTGGCGGCGATGGCGGTGGTGATCCTGCTCTACGACCAGCTCGTGTTCCGCCCGGTGGTGGTATGGGCGGACCGCTTCCGCTTCGAGCAGACCGCCAGCGCGCACCGCCCGCGCTCATGGGCCTACGACCTGTTCCGCCGCACCCGCCTGCTGCCAGTGATCTTCTCGCCGCTCACCGGCCTCGGCCGCGCGCTGATGGCGCTCGACCGGCGGCCGGCCCCGCGCCTGCGCAAGTCGCCGCGCGCGGCGGGCGGCGGGTGGCTGTGGACGGCGCTGGTCGCGGCGGCGGTCGGCTGGGCGGTGTGGCTGATCGTCACCTATGTCTCGCGCCACCTGGCGTTGGGCGACGTGCTGGGCGCCTTCGGCCTCGGCCTCGTCACGATGCTGCGCGTGCTGGTGCTGATCGCGCTCGCCAGCGTGATCTGGGTGCCGATCGGCGTGTGGATCGGCCTGCGCCCGCGATGGGCGGAGCGGCTCCAGCCGGTCGCGCAATTCCTCGCCGCCTTCCCGGCCAACGTGCTGTTCCCGTTCGCGGTGATCGCGATCGTCCATTGGCGGCTCAGCCCGGACATCTGGCTGTCGCCGCTGATGGTGCTGGGGACGCAATGGTACATCTTGTTCAACGTCATCGCGGGCGCGAGCGCGATCCCCAACGACCTGCGCGAGGCTGCGGGCATGTTCGGCGTGAAGGGCTGGCAATGGTGGCGCAGCCTCGCGATCCCCGGCATCTTCCCTTATTACGTCACCGGCGCGCTCACCGCCTCGGGCGGGTCGTGGAACGCCAGCATCGTCGCGGAGCTGGTGACATGGGGCGATCGCAAGCTGGAGGCGACCGGCCTCGGCGCCTATATCGCGCAGGCGACCGCCGACGGCGATTTTCCGCGCGTGACGCTGGGGATCGCGGTGATGTCAATCTTCGTCATCGGTTTCAACCGGCTGCTGTGGCGGCCGCTCTATGCCTTCGCCGACCGCCGCCTGCGGCTCGGCTGACCTGAGGAGACGCATCCATGGCCACCCTCGCCCGCCTTCCCGCCGCCGCCCCGCTCGTCACCGTCGCGGGCGTGCGCCACCATTACGGCAAGGGCGCCGGCGACCTGCTGGTGCTCGACAACGTGGACCTCGCGCTCAACGAGGGCGAAGTGGTCGGGCTGCTCGGCCGCTCCGGCTCGGGCAAGTCGACGCTGCTACGCTCGATCGCCGGGCTGATCGCGCCGAGCGAGGGCGAGATCCGCTTCGAGCCGCAAGTCGACGGCAGCGAGCCGACCGTCAGCATGGTGTTCCAGACCTTCGCGCTGTTCCCGTGGCTCACCGTGCTCCAGAACGTCGAGCTTGGGCTGGAGGCGCAACGCGTCCCCGCCGAGGAGCGCCGCACCCGCGCGCTGGCGGCGATCGACCTGATCGGCCTCGACGGCTTCGAGAACGCCTTCCCCAAGGAGCTGTCCGGCGGGATGCGCCAGCGCGTCGGACTCGCCCGCGCGATCGTGGTCAATCCCTCACTGCTGCTGATGGACGAGCCGTTCTCAGCGCTCGACGTGCTGACGGCGGAGACGCTGCGCACCGACCTGCTCGACCTGTGGTCGGAAGGGCGGATGCCGATCAAGTCGATCCTGATCGTCACCCACAATATCGAGGAAGCGGTGCTGATGTGCGACCGCATCCTCGTCTTCGCTTCCAATCCGGGACGCATCGCCGCCGAGATCAGGGTGGACCTGCCGCAGCCGCGCGACCGGCTCGATCCGGCATTCCGCGCCCTGGTGGAGGACATCTACGCTCGCATGACCGCGCGCCCGGCCCCCGCGCGCGACGGTCATTTCCCCGGCACGGGCATCTCGATGGCGCTGCCGGTCGTCTCGACCAATGCGCTCGCCGGGCTGATCGAGGAGGTGGACGCCACGCCGTTCGACGGACGCGCGGCGATGGCCGATCTCGCCGACCAGCTCCAGCTGGAGATCGACGACCTGTTCCCGATGGCCGAAACGCTGCAACTGATGCGCTTCGCCGACCTTTCCGGCGGCGACCTTCTGCTCACGCCGTCCGCACGGCGTTACGCGCAGGCCGATGTCGACGGGCGCAAGGCGATCTTCGCGCAGGCGCTGATCCAGCACGTTCCGCTCGCCCAGCATATCCGCCGCGTCCTCGACGAACGGCCGAGCCACACCGCCCCCGCGCGCCGTTTCCGCGACGAGCTGGAGGATCATATGTCCCCCGATTATGCCGACGAGACGCTGCGTTCGGTGACGCACTGGTGCCGCTATGCCGAGCTGTTCGCCTATGACGAGGATGCCGACGAGTTCAGCCTCGACAATCCGATCTGACGCCGCGCGCGATTGGCACCGAATCGGCTATATCGTGTCGTATTCGGGCCGGCGACCACCAGTTATGGTGTTCCCTCTGGAAAAATACGGCGAGCCGAACCATTTTCCGATTGGACGCGGACGCCGCCCGCGTTAAGCTCCATCCGGCCGGCGGAGTCAGGGGAACAGCCTCTGCCGGATCGGGGGACAGGTCATTGGCGAGACGATACAACCGATGACATGGCATGTCGCCATCATGTACGTGGTAGCAACGGTGTTCGCGCTGATCGGCGCGGGCCTGCTGCTCGCGCTGACGCGGCCGAGCGGACCGGCGAAGGTCTATGTCTTTCGCATGGCCGGCATCATGGCGCTCGCGGCGGGCGCGGTGCTGGCGATGAGCGCGACCGCGATATGGCGCGGGGGGCTGGAATGATGGAAGGTTTCATTCTTGGCGCTACGACAGTCATCGCTTGTGCAGGCTCCGGTCTCATCTTCGCACCGGCGCGGGTTTTCCAAAGTATCGGATTGCAGGCTCCAAATAGCCCGCAAGATCGACTCATCTATCGTATCGGCGGCTCCGTCTTACTCGGGCTTGCCGGCATCCTCTTGATTCAGCTTCTCCGGGAGTAAATTCGATGCCCCTTCTCCAGGCCTCCAAGCAATACAAGCCGTTCGAATACCCATGGGCGTTCGAATATTGGAAGCGCCAGCAGCAGCTCCACTGGTTGCCGGAGGAAGTGCCGCTGGGCGAGGATTGCCGTGACTGGG from Sphingomonas sp. CL5.1 harbors:
- a CDS encoding AAA-associated domain-containing protein, with protein sequence MATLARLPAAAPLVTVAGVRHHYGKGAGDLLVLDNVDLALNEGEVVGLLGRSGSGKSTLLRSIAGLIAPSEGEIRFEPQVDGSEPTVSMVFQTFALFPWLTVLQNVELGLEAQRVPAEERRTRALAAIDLIGLDGFENAFPKELSGGMRQRVGLARAIVVNPSLLLMDEPFSALDVLTAETLRTDLLDLWSEGRMPIKSILIVTHNIEEAVLMCDRILVFASNPGRIAAEIRVDLPQPRDRLDPAFRALVEDIYARMTARPAPARDGHFPGTGISMALPVVSTNALAGLIEEVDATPFDGRAAMADLADQLQLEIDDLFPMAETLQLMRFADLSGGDLLLTPSARRYAQADVDGRKAIFAQALIQHVPLAQHIRRVLDERPSHTAPARRFRDELEDHMSPDYADETLRSVTHWCRYAELFAYDEDADEFSLDNPI
- a CDS encoding ABC transporter permease subunit; translated protein: MDFVPQTTRGLLSLSRQWRGRVAPSWADAVAFLLLAGAAVLVIQGAEGMAAPLARLDIAPVTLDPANLPGYALRTTLRMFAALAASLVFTFVVATLAAKSRRAEMVIVPALDILQSVPILGFLTFTVTFFMGLFPARQLGVELAAIFAIFTSQAWNMAFSFYQSLRSVPGDLEEVAQGFALSPWRRFIRLELPFATPALVWNAMMSMSGGWFFVVASEAISVGNTRIMLPGIGSYLALAIEHQDFRHVGWAVAAMAVVILLYDQLVFRPVVVWADRFRFEQTASAHRPRSWAYDLFRRTRLLPVIFSPLTGLGRALMALDRRPAPRLRKSPRAAGGGWLWTALVAAAVGWAVWLIVTYVSRHLALGDVLGAFGLGLVTMLRVLVLIALASVIWVPIGVWIGLRPRWAERLQPVAQFLAAFPANVLFPFAVIAIVHWRLSPDIWLSPLMVLGTQWYILFNVIAGASAIPNDLREAAGMFGVKGWQWWRSLAIPGIFPYYVTGALTASGGSWNASIVAELVTWGDRKLEATGLGAYIAQATADGDFPRVTLGIAVMSIFVIGFNRLLWRPLYAFADRRLRLG